In Panicum virgatum strain AP13 chromosome 5K, P.virgatum_v5, whole genome shotgun sequence, the genomic window ACACAGATGGGTTTCAGCCATCCTGGCTTCCAAGCCCACTTGATAATGAATCACAAAGGCCAATATCTAGTGTTCATTTTTTGATAGGCTCGAAGAGTCCGTAAAGTCTTGAAATGTAAGTGTACTACTTTGGTTTTCTACAATTCATATCTTGCATGTGAACCACAAATCACATACATAATTTCCAGTGTTCTAAAAAACGTTTTTAAAcgtcgtttaatcttgattaaacgctgaacggtggccaagcgttgcgtttattcacagtgtcgtttaatcacaacacacgtttaatcatgttcaatctacgtttaatcacaaaaaactctaaaccataggcaagcgttcgcctagcgtctagcgttttttagaACCTTGATAATTTCAAATGGGTACTTGATTTCATCAGTCAACACTGAAACAACACTAACTAGTACACGCCCACACATTTAATTTTAAAGGTTGTCCCAAAGGTTATGAACAAATTATTGGGTCGGACAAGGCAGCCTAATTGATTCATGTTCCAGTTCCACAATTATTATAACATATTACAAGAAAAAAGAATTAAACAGCTAATCACCAATATTAATTATGCTCAAATATTTAACAGAATCTTCTCAATAGGCCATCATCAGTACAATTAGATAAAACATGCCCTTGGAGACATTTTACTGACAGAGTCATGATCACGGGATATAAAATTAGGACGGCAGCAATTTGTATTGTAGGCTGGATCCTTATGAACAAAAGAACAGAAAACTTACTCATCTGTAAAGGCAAAAATAGTGCCAGAGGGACGGTAGTGACTAAGCAAGATAGCCATAAATCCTGTCCTGGTGAAAACCACTATTGATGTTCCAAGAGTATTTGACATCATTGTTGCATGGTATGCGAACATTTCACTCATGTGATTCTACATATTGAAGTGGGTTAGAAAATGGAAGTTGCTAATCAGCATGACGGAGAAAGAATGGTGTCAGACCTTGAAAACCTGACCAAGATCAGCAGGTGTTTCCCCACCAGTAATGGTTGCTTCAGTTCTCAGGGCAACTGTGTGCATGACCTTAACAGCTTTCAAGGGAAATCTGTCAAAAACCATAAGCTTAGTTTTATATCTACTCTTATATTCAAGATAAATCAGGGTATGGAAATAAGACTCGCAAATATATGTACACAAACCAAGAAGAAAAGGCCACAATATTGTTCAAGTAGCTATAATACCTAAGGAGTAAATTTCATACGGACAAGTTTAAGGACTGGGATGAGAGCGTGGGACAAGTTTAAGGACTATTATGTGCATTTTAAGAGTACTGGGACTGGGATGAGAACTCAGGATAAGTTTAAGGACCGGGATGAGAGCATGGGACAAGTTTAAGGACTAATATGTGCATTTTAAGAGTACTgggaccgggatgagaactcaAGACAAGTTTAAGGACTACCGGTGAAATTTACTTATACAGTTATACCTAAGTTATTTATTTGAATAATAGAAATATATGACATTAAGAGTTCAGATTTGATATACTGAGAACATACTTAAACAGCATATCCCGTATTTTGTAGAAGTAAGCACAAGGGGCAAGCAACTCCCATATCCCATATTCTGTAGAAATAAACAAAAGGGGCAAGCAACTCCACCAGTAactgtattttttttatcttttgtaCTTATTCACTCTGTCAGTTGTGATAGCATCTAGAACTTTTAAAGAATGCAATAGCCAGATAACATGATGTAGCAGCGTAGATGTATTAGTAAAACAgctaattgtttttttttatgaaaaaaataatgatACACTATAACACTACTAACGTAAGGAAAATACGGAGACATGTTTGGTCATATAAGTAGCTAATAAGACCCATAGTAAAGCAAAACACACGTACTTTCCATGTGCCGTTTCTCCAGAAAGCATAACTGCATCAGCACCCTCTCGAACAGCTATAGCAATGTCTGAGACTTCTGCCCGGGTGGGAGTTGGATGAACAATCATACTTTCCAGCATATTAGTAGCAACAATAACAGCCTTTCCCATGCTCCTGCACATTCTAATAATTTCTTCCTGCGTGAAGGAACATGGCATTTGAGGAAGATATAATGTCAGTCACCTTTTCGGGACAAAAAGGAGATAATTTTATTGATTACTTGTGAGTAAAGAACTAGGCACAGCAGCTTTCAATTGGGACTGTAACATATAAGATGCATTGCCATGTATACATGTGTATAAAATACAAAGTAATCCAAACAGCTGGACAGGCATATACATGTACATTTAGCTTTTCTGCGCAATACCTACGAGAGACATGATAAGTGACATCGTACCTGCAACAGCGGCACCTCCTCAATAGGTAGTTCAGCTCCCAGGTCACCCCTGGCAACCATAGCCTACAGTGTTCAATACTAAATTAGTTCCCTCAAAATGTCTATTGAGAGCTTTCAGTGGTGAATCAATAGGTTAAGCTCTTAAAACTAAAATAAGAACGATGAATAGATCAGAGGGATATTCATGATTTCCCatacagctcaagaccatccatGCAAAGATATAAATCTTTTGATAGCATTTCACTAAACCCAAGCATAATTATGATCAGTTCCTTACCCCATCAGACGCTGTGATAATTGAATGTAGATTAGGAATGGAGTCTGCACTTTCGATTTTCACAATTACATGTATGTCGGCATTGCAGCCTGAAAATAGAATAAAATGAGCTCAATCAACTATGGAACAAGTGCATGATATGATTTTTGTAAAGTAGAATTGATAATTACTTCTCAGATAATCCTTCAGTTCATGGACAACTTGAGCATCTTTCACAAAAGAAACAGCATAGTAATCAACCTGGTTATCCACACCAAACTTAATATCATCCCAATCCTTGTCTGCATATTTGAAACAGGTGTGTGAAACAAGAACATATACATTAGATGCAGTAGACAAAGAAAATATTGCCGACTATTACCAGTTATTGATGGCAAGGTTGCACTCTTTCCACGAACATTCAGGTGGCGCCTAGATTTCAGTTCACCTCCATCAATAACTTCACATGTCACAGAATCTTCAGTTTTTGCCTTGACAAAAAATGACATCATTCCTCCTGAAAATTTAAAAGACATGATTGAATAAGAACATGAAGAACAATCACTAAAAAACCAAAAGATACAATAGACAAGAGTTAACACTGAACAGGATGTCCATGTTAGACAGGTATCTGACACCCAACATGATTGAAGGGCTTGACAATTATGCAGAACCAAGCCAGAAGAAAGTTAATGTTTGTGAATTTCATATCAGAAAAATTCTTATGTACAGATTACAGTCAAACATGTCGTGAACACTGGATCAGAACATTCATACACATTTGATGAAGAATTTGTGCAAGTAAAGATCCAAATGCTCTAGGGAAGAACCACATCACGTGTAAGTGGAGAAAGTAAAAAGAATATCATTATGATGAATGATACTAGGAAAGTTTACTGCAATTTTTGCCAGAAGTTGAAAAGTCCAGCCATAAAAAAATTGTGTTGGAACTACTTTAGATAAAGTGATTGCTTTTGTTTTGGTATTCAGATTTCAGAGATGACGTGTGCAATCATGTGGCACTCAGGCaaatgaaaagaagaaaaatgagaCAAAATATAGAATACTAGGCAAGGAGTATAATATCAGCATACCATCTACAAGGAGCATGTCGCCCACTTCAACATCGCTAACAAAGTCGTCATAGTTCACGCTAACGCATGTATCAGTCCCAACACCCCTTTTAATTGTAAAGGTGAATTCTTGGCCACTTTCCAGAAATATGGGCTGAGGCAAATCTCCACTTCGAACTTCTGGACCCTGATTTGTAAATCAAGGCAACATATGAAAAATCAAATGCAGAATAAGAAAGATTCAATTCTAGTTATGATTAATATAGTGAACTGACGGCTAACAGGGGCATGAAAGACTAATAGTAAGAACTAAGAATACTGCAGAACAGCagcttcttttttccttttattgAAACCAAAGGAAAGCAATTTCTAAGGAGGGAACTATCTCTCCTTTTGTGATTTAGTGTCGACGCCACAAAAGAGGTAATACCAACCTTCGTGTCAAGCATAATAGCAATCACATTGTCTGCATGTGATGCATTATATTCCTTCACCAGATCAATAACTTTCTGGTGTGATGCATGGTCTCCATGTGACATATTAAGCCGGGCCACATTCATGCCAGTCTCAGCGAGTTTCCATATCATCTCTTTGGTGTTAGTTGAGGGACCGATGGTGCACACAATCTTTGTCTTGCGCCTCACATTTGGTTTAGACCACACACCATTTGCTGCAGTTGCAAGTTGCTGGATAGCCTTAAGGTGCTGGAAGTCTGCTTCTTCCtgtcaaaataaatatattattggTATTGAAGTTTGAAATTTAAAACCATAAGGTATTAAGTGGAATTCCCAAGATACTAAGTATACGCGCTTCCATTCTTGGTGGAAGAGGGTTCCACAACTAATTTAACAGGGGTGTCAGTGCCATTTTGGTTAACAGTAAATCAAAAACTATTAGCAAgtcctccctccgtcccaaattgtTGGTCATTTTAGCAAATTTAGATACACTAGTTTAGTCAAAACGACCCACAAtttgggaaggagggagtaatagGTTGCAACTTGCAACAAATCACAAAGGCAAGTGGCCAAGTTTGCAGGGTCGCACCATAATTTACACTCCACATCCTGTGCTCATGTTACTCAACGAAACAAACGGACAAAACAGCTCCGGTCCAGTAGGAATGCATGGAACATCGAGTAGCGGAAGGAAAATACACACCAAAGCCTAATTGCTTTCATCcgagtctaaattactcccctcaactatagccaaagtctggataaccccctaaactattgttTGGTTTATTTTACCCCCTGAACTATaccatttggttcaaattaccccctaatataatttatcttttcATTTCTCCTTGCGTAGGTGGAGTTTTGAGTTGAAATTTCACAGCATAATAGTACGCACCATAAtacatgttagaaaaaatacatcataatttttattattattttgatagattataatatttaataataaattaatcattggagttgaaaattatatgaaaactaatggggaaaattataaaactttttctaaatgtGCATTGTCATGTTCACTACTACTCTGCAAAATTtgtaattaaaattcaacttgtgtatggagaaacaaaaaagataaattgtattagggaataaaataaactaaatggtatagtttagggggtaaattgaaccaagttatagtttagggggttaaccaaactttggctatagttgaggggagtaaattgaactttaTCCTATATATTGCTACGAAGTGATAACGACATCCCCCGGACGATTCCGCCCTCCAAATTTCGCCGCCGCGACCACGAAGGCGACCTCTAATCCAATTTCACCGTCATGGACTCCAATTTTCACGCCCAACCGTCTCGACGGTATCAAACATCAAAATCCCGTCCCCGTCCCAAATCCATGAGACCATGACTCCTTGGCCAGCGTCCCCCACCAGCGCGGCACAAGCGCACAAGCCAAACAACCAGtaagaggatgaggaggaggaggtggtggtggtggtggtcgctAGTCGCTACCTTGAcggccgcgtcgtcgtcgggcGACACCGGCAGCACCTTGGACTCGGCGCGCGGGGCGCGGCTTATCACGGACACGGCCTGCGACCCGCGGCGGGCCCTCGCGGCCGCGGCTCCGCCCCATCTCTCCCAGGACGCGCACGCCCGGGCGAGCTGCAGCCTCGGCGACGGCCGCAGCCCGTCCGCCCCAGATCCGCCGCCCAggggcctggccgccgccgcggctcccgACGCTCCTGCCACCACTTGCGCCGCCATCCTCGAGGCTGGGCGAGAGATTTGGAATTGGCAGAGAGGAGGCAGGCGGTCGGATGGGGTAGTGCGCGCCTCCACGGTTTGCTGTGGGGTGGTGGGTTTAAGGAAAGACGAGGCTGGCTGGCTGCTGCTGATgatgcggcggcggctttgTTTGTATCGAACGCGGGTGGGGCAGGAGGCGAGCCCCGCGCGGCAGCCGCGGCTGAGCTGGCGGCGTCAGCGCGTCGCTCGTCCGTGCCCCGCTGCCGCACACGAACGGTGTGCAGTGTGCTCTACTACCTTGGAGTCTCCGCCGTGGCTTTTGGCTCGGGATTCGGAATATGCGGCGCGGTCAGTCACAGCCCAGGTGGCcaaggcccccccccccccccccccgttctGCTGGGTGCACCGTCCGTTCACGAGGCGGGGGCGTGACTTCGGATTCGGAAGCGCTGGGCCTCGGCAGCTAGGGAACAGCGCGCGGGCGATGGTTGTTGGCACGAACGAGAGACGTCGTGTGCCGCGCGCCCCATCATTTGTTCACGGTGATGTTATCATTTGTTCACGGTGATGTTAGCGAAAGGGAAGTCGAGATTTATTTTTgcaggcgacggcgacggcgatgtgGCTGCACGCGCAGTAGCGGCAGCCGGCAGGACCTCCTGTGCCTGTACGTCGACACGGCGCGAGAAGTCAGCTTCAAGAAACCACGTGGTCtttattcaaaaaaagaaaCCACGTGGTGTGCTAGTGTGCGCTTCGGCAAAACACGTGAAACGACCTCGTCCTCTCTCCCCCGCGCTCTCGTCTCTCGCTGCGTCGTCCAGCATGTGTTCCGCAAGTAGCTGGGTAAAGTCAACGAACGATCAGCGACTCTGCAATCTGGAAATGGAATGCGGCGGGGGGAGGGGCTACTGCTGGTGCATCAATGGAAATATGGAGAGGGTAAGGGAGAAGAATAggtggaagaaagaaaaaaaatagagagataGTGGAAGATGAAGAGATCAACCCCTCCTCGATCCTGTTTTGCATCCGCCACTAGTGGCCATCACACAGGTAATAACATCATTGAGACCGCCTCACCTGTGATACAGGGATTGACCTTTTCTAAGAGATGTAATGGAATACTCctgttctaaattataatcTGTTTGACTTTATTTTTTAACTCGTTCAAATTTGATGTCAAAAACAAGTTaaacgaattataatttgaaatggagggagtacgacCTAAacgataaaaaaatataattttagtTCAAAACACTTTCTCTTGACCAATTAATTTCTTGTAAACTTCATGTACTTTTTGTGTCTATCATTATTCATTACTATATCTAAAAAATCCTCTAATAATTATATGGGAAATTCTCAGGAGAATTCAAATTGTATATTGATAGACTATTAAAACTCATTTGAAAATAAGTGCGAATATAGAATGAGaaataatatattatatatggATTATTATCTCATCGCAAatttatctatatctatattatagaaaatgaatttttctaaaatatttctCACGTTGGACCCGCAGACCGAGTGAGAAGAGAGGAGGTGCAGACCCATAGAAATTGTGAGTTTAATGATGTTTCTGCCGAAAACGGTTTGTTTTTCTCACCGTCGGAGATTCTACCCACTCGTCACCACTCTCGGCAATCTGCCGGTGCCCGAGCTCTTCCTTTCGTACCTCGGTACCTGCACACCCCGATAACTGTAGCGCCATCACCCTAACTCTTGCCTGTCACTCGACCGCTCACAACACACTCCCCTCGACATGCCGGTGTTCATTGGCCACCAAGATGGCCTCCATGGTGCGACGCGTCACGCGCTGCCTTGAGGCTGCGGGCGTGCTTGGCAGTGTGACAACGGCTGCACCCATCGAGCGTCCGGGAGGCCACGGCGGGGCACACTGCCGCGCCTTTGAGGTTGGCACCGTCCTGCTGCCGTCGCGGCCGCCTCTGTGCTGCTAGTTCAAccagtggcgaagccagccaAAGAAATGACCTAGGGCGGAGTTCTACGTTAAAATTTTTACACAGACAAAGCGAGGCGCCGAGGCTTGCTGCCCCGTTGCAGGTGCATGCGGCAGCGTTGCACGGAATCCGCTGACGCGGCTGGCAGGTGTCGAGATGGGGTTGCAGGACGGATGGACGCGGAGCGCCATCGCGCAACGACAGCAACGCGTCGGCGTGAGTGCCTGAGCGGGACTGCAGGCGGGGGTGGGTGGGGGTTGGATGGTGAACTGCCAAAGTCGCCAACGATGTCTGGTGCCAAAAAGACACAGCGTTGGGCTAGGCTGAACTTCTCGCCCGGATGGCCCACGAGATCACGAAGTCCTCTCGCAAAGTGCTCCAATGGCCCAATCTAAGTCTCGCGACTCTTGGAGGTAGAGGACCGTCGTCCTCGCGTTCGGGGGAGGGGACGCCATCGCACTGTCATGAGCCCCTGCCGGAGTTGAGAACGGGGGATATTGTCATTACCCACGAACCGGAGAAATCATCTACTACTATGGGTCGCCACATCATGAAGCCTAGTGTTAGTTTTGGCGGCAGCGAATGTGTTCGCTAGATGTATCTACGCGCACGTATCAAGCCCAGCCCATATAAATGCAAGAGAGTCGCTGGTTAAAATACTGAGTGCATACGAGGAGGAAGGGTATCGAACAATTTGTATGAACTCTTATTCCTAACTTAAGTAATCTGTCCTCTAAAAGCTAATGTCTGATTCTCCTCTGTTCTTCCTATGTTTCTCAGATACATCCTACTTTTTGTTCCCTGTTACCTCTACTGTTAACAATATATGCTTTGGACCTCGTCTAGAAGGACCTAGGGCGGCCGCTCGGGCTcgccctagtggtggctccgccactgagtTCAACCCCCAGAGCTCATGCCTCAGGTCATATTTAGCTATAATTTTCTGATCATATGTTTTGTTACATCATCTTAATATACTATTTTAAAGTGGTCTAACGGGAAGTAAAAATAAAACATTTGAAAATAGCATGAAGCTTTTCGCAAAAGTTTAAAGATGGGTACGGTGGTTTCAATAGGTTTAAAAATCGGTACTACTATGTGTCTTCAAGGAGCATAAAAGGCCTATTTAATATGTTCCCCAGAAGTACGTGCATTTTCTAGTACGAGAAAAACATCGAAAGAGTAAATACTAATGATAATTGAAAATGTAGTATAAATACGTATCGTGGGCAATCGTGGGGAACTTGTTTGTCGGGTCGAGCTCCACGACCACAATGACCGAAATATTGCGTTGTTTCTGAACCCGACCCTTGAATGAGGGAATGAGAATGGCAGGCAGATTAATCGAAATGCTTGGTTGGCCTCATGGGCCAGGCGAGCTGGACTGAGATTTGCCGGACCATAACCAAATCAAACCCACTCCAGCCTGCTTTACTTTTTCTTCCACCAAAACCGAACCCCACCAAACCACACACATTATTAAATCCAAACCAGACCAATCCAGAACCTCAAACCATGGTTTGAAACTGGTCCGGTAGCTTGGTTTGAGACCACAGCGCTGCTGGCCCTGCTGCCTGCGTACTCTGCTTCTCCAGTCCGGTAGCTTTCTATGCAGTCTACTGTGTACACTGCAGGTTGCCTCGTTGGCTGCTGGAGTGCTGGCTGCCTGCTCTGCTGTTCACCGGTAGGCAACACAAGTATACATATTTCCATGACAAAAATAACACCCGTAGGCAACACTAGTATGACAAGTATGAATACCTGTAGGCAACACAGAAATAACACCCATATCCATGGTCGAAACTACAATGAGGCTTTTTCATAGTTGTACTACAGATTATGCAAACATGCCATCAAGTCCAGTCTACACTTAGTTTCTAAGCTTGATCAGAAAAAAGGATCTCACATGATAATTCACAATCTGGTAATTTCTACAGAACTGACATACATTTACAACCATACGGGCTGCCACAGGATGGTCACAATGCAATGATATTTGATTCCAAGTCTAGGCTTGCGCTAGCAtaacaaaagagaaaataatATGACATTTACTTCCAGCTTCAGGTTTGTGGTAGCTGTGACCAACCTGGTAAAACAAGAAGCAAACCCATTACTTTCACTGTGATACTTGCAGACCTATTTAACAACCAAAAGCAAGAGGAAAATATTGGCAAGTACCGAAAGAACAAGCTTGGCCACATAATCAAGAAACAGAATAGTTGAATCAAAGGAAGTATAAATATAATGATTTCTTTGGATCCAAACTGCAGTTactaaagaaaaatatatatcttgCGTGGCTCATATGCCACATTGTTCAGATGTCATCGCCAAAAACAGTTGTTATTTAGACTATTGTGTCGTGTCTTACTAGGAAGTGAGTCTTGGAGTGAGCCAGGGAGAGAATCTTCATGTAGCATGCTTAGAAAATGTGGCACATTCTGCCCTACACCAACCCCAACAGCTTCACTTAAGATCCCTGCATCCAAAAAAGACAGGAACTTGCCTTAAGAACAACAACTTCTCATCTATGCAGATTTCAAATAAGAATTTGGTGACAATTGAAAGTAAAAGAAACAGTGGGTACTTTCATCGTCCTTATCCTTATCTTTATCTTGGACTATAGTGAGCCAATCTTTTGCACTAACTAAAGCCTCCAACATCTGTGGTGTTAGCGAGCCTCTTGTGTCCCCTAGAATCCTATTGCCACAACTTAAAGCCGATTCAGATGATACGGTGCTAAGTGGGATAGCAAGAAAGTCCCTAGCCATCTTTGA contains:
- the LOC120710059 gene encoding plastidial pyruvate kinase 2-like; this translates as MAAQVVAGASGAAAAARPLGGGSGADGLRPSPRLQLARACASWERWGGAAAARARRGSQAVSVISRAPRAESKVLPVSPDDDAAVKEEADFQHLKAIQQLATAANGVWSKPNVRRKTKIVCTIGPSTNTKEMIWKLAETGMNVARLNMSHGDHASHQKVIDLVKEYNASHADNVIAIMLDTKGPEVRSGDLPQPIFLESGQEFTFTIKRGVGTDTCVSVNYDDFVSDVEVGDMLLVDGGMMSFFVKAKTEDSVTCEVIDGGELKSRRHLNVRGKSATLPSITDKDWDDIKFGVDNQVDYYAVSFVKDAQVVHELKDYLRSCNADIHVIVKIESADSIPNLHSIITASDGAMVARGDLGAELPIEEVPLLQEEIIRMCRSMGKAVIVATNMLESMIVHPTPTRAEVSDIAIAVREGADAVMLSGETAHGKFPLKAVKVMHTVALRTEATITGGETPADLGQVFKNHMSEMFAYHATMMSNTLGTSIVVFTRTGFMAILLSHYRPSGTIFAFTDEERVRQRLALYQGVSPVLMEFSDDAEKTFGDALSYLLKHGMVKDGEEVALVQSGKQPIWRSQSTHNIQVRKV